A genomic segment from Oncorhynchus kisutch isolate 150728-3 unplaced genomic scaffold, Okis_V2 scaffold1040, whole genome shotgun sequence encodes:
- the LOC116364221 gene encoding L-rhamnose-binding lectin CSL3-like has translation MCILRLTVVTLLATACCTLTDGAISITCEGSDALLQCDGGKIHIKRANYGRRQHDVCSIGRPDNQLTDTNCLSQSSTSKMAERCGGKSECIVPASNFVFGDPCVGTYKYLDTKYSCVQQQETISSIICEGSDSQLLCDRGEIRIQRANYGRRQHDVCSIGRPHQQLKNTNCLSQSTTSKMAERCDGKRQCIVKVSNSVFGDPCVGTYKYLDVAYTCD, from the exons ATGTGCATTTTGAGACTGACGGTGGTCACAT TGCTGGCTACAGCTTGCTGCACACTAACAGAtggag CAATCAGCATCACGTGTGAAGGCTCTGATGCTTTACTGCAATGTG aTGGAGGTAAGATCCATATCAAGCGTGCGAACTACGGTCGTCGTCAACACGATGTTTGTTCTATTGGGCGCCCTGATAACCAACTCACCGACACCAACTGCCTCAGCCAATCCTCCACCAGCAAGATGGCAGAAAG ATGCGGTGGGAAGAGCGAGTGTATTGTCCCTGCATCCAATTTCGTTTTTGGAGACCCCTGTGTCGGGACTTATAAGTACCTGGACACCAAATACTCCTGTGTCCAACAGCAAGAAACAA TAAGCAGCATCATATGTGAAGGCTCTGATTCTCAACTACTATGTG ATCGAGGTGAGATCCGTATTCAGCGTGCCAACTATGGTCGTCGTCAACACGATGTGTGTTCCATTGGGCGCCCACATCAACAACTCAAAAACACCAACTGCCTCAGCCAATCCACCACCAGCAAAATGGCAGAAAG GTGTGATGGAAAGCGCCAGTGTATCGTCAAGGTATCCAACTCTGTGTTCGGTGACCCCTGTGTCGGAACCTATAAGTACTTGGATGTGGCTTACACCTGTGACTGA